A single genomic interval of Lycium ferocissimum isolate CSIRO_LF1 unplaced genomic scaffold, AGI_CSIRO_Lferr_CH_V1 ctg3490, whole genome shotgun sequence harbors:
- the LOC132044087 gene encoding uncharacterized protein LOC132044087: MQQQQEAIVRLQRDLSDALAPDPDRVSDQVRREVEVGESQDRPIDEQSDVVRMLEALTKRMDSNEKKVDDYNSRVDQISGAPPILTGQETKYIVRRPFPPSATPKLIPKRFKMPDIPKYDGTTDPQEHITAYTCAIAGNDLEDDEIESVSLKKFGETLTKGAMQWYCSLPQHSIPSFELLADAFVKAHAGARKVQARKADIFKIFQRDDERLREFVTRFQRERMLLPPVPDEWATQAFTKGLNSRSSNASNKLKENLLEFSATTWADVHNRYESKIRVEDDQLGLPPGPVNRVRGDKSKRTFEPEYNPPDRYHPYPSMRPGFRSEKSRTNSGNRGDRRVDRGDRRIDRGTSSRGLQYKTNFATTSHLGENPRLSEYNFNVDPSTLVAAIGKIEGVTRPKPLRTDPSQRDPKLICDYHGTHGHRTDDCRGLRDEVARLLKNGHLREFLSERGKNNYKNREADRKAEKEEPQHVINMIIGGVEIPRGPILKRTRFSITREKRSRDYVPDGFISFNDEEVEGITQPHNDALVISVLIYKTHVKRILIDPGSSANIIRWKVVEQLDMLDQIIPTARILNGFNMASETTRGEITLPASIAGVVQHTKFYVIDGEMKYNALFGRPWIHMMKAVPSTLHQMLKFSTPDGIKIIRGEQPAAKEMFAVEEAVPNGPKADTDGRANALGTSEGTK, from the coding sequence ATGCAACAGCAACAGGAGGCCATCGTTCGACTCCAAAGGGACCTCAGCGATGCGCTGGCACCGGATCCGGATAGAGTTTCTGACCAGGTTAGAAGGGAAGTCGAGGTCGGTGAGAGCCAGGACAGGCCGATCGACGAGCAGTCTGATGTAGTAAGAATGCTCGAAGCCTTGACTAAACGAATGGACTCCAACGAGAAAAAAGTGGATGACTACAATTCTCGGGTGGATCAAATTTCGGGAGCACCTCCAATCCTCACCGGACAAGAAACAAAATACATAGTCAGGAGACCTTTCCCTCCCAGTGCGACACCGAAGCTGATcccaaagaggttcaaaatgccagATATACCGAAGTACGACGGAACCACCGACCCTCAAGAGCATATCACCGCATATACGTGTGCCATTGCCGGCAATGATCTCGAGGACGATGAGATCGAATCAGTGAGTTTGAAGAAGTTCGGTGAGACCTTAACCAAAGGGGCGATGCAGTGGTACTGTTCACTACCCCAGCACTCCATCCCCTCCTTCGAGTTACTTGCGGATGCCTTCGTAAAGGCTCACGCAGGGGCACGTAAGGTGCAAGCACGGAAAGCGGATATATTCAAAATCTTTCAAAGGGACGATGAGCGGCTTAGGGAGTTCGTTACTAGATTCCAGCGGGAGAGAATGTTGTTACCCCCGGTCCCTGACGAATGGGCCACCCAAGCATTCACAAAGGGGCTCAACTCAAGGAGTTCCAACGCTTCCaataaattgaaggaaaacttgtTGGAATTCAGTGCTACGACTTGGGCTGATGTGCATAATAGGTACGAGTCGAAAATCAGGGTAGAGGATGATCAGCTTGGGCTTCCACCAGGTCCGGTAAACCGGGTGAGGGGTGATAAATCGAAGAGGACGTTTGAACCGGAGTACAATCCACCGGACAGGTACCACCCTTACCCGTCTATGAGGCCTGGTTTCAGATCCGAGAAAAGCAGGACCAACTCCGGTAATCGAGGAGACAGGCGCGTCGACCGCGGGGACAGACGGATTGATCGAGGCACGTCAAGCAGGGGTCTCCAATACAAAACCAACTTTGCGACGACCTCGCATCTAGGAGAAAATCCGAGGTTATCAGAATATAACTTCAATGTCGACCCCTCGACCCTGGTAGCAGCAATTGGAAAGATAGAAGGTGTGACACGGCCAAAGCCTCTCCGAACTGATCCCTCCCAACGGGACCCGAAGTTGATATGTGACTACCACGGTACCCACGGGCACCGGACCGACGATTGCAGAGGTTTACGGGATGAAGTGGCCCGGTTGCTCAAAAACGGACACCTAAGAGAATTTTTGAGTGAACGGGGGAAGAACAACTACAAGAACAGAGAAGCCGATAGAAAAGCTGAGAAGGAAGAACCCCAGCATGTGATCAACATGATCATTGGCGGGGTCGAGATACCACGAGGACCTATCCTGAAGAGAACAAGATTCTCTATCACGAGGGAAAAAAGGAGCAGGGACTATGTACCGGACGGATTCATTTCGTTCAATGACGAGGAAGTCGAAGGCATCACTCAGCCTCACAACGATGCCCTGGTAATCTCTGTACTTATTTATAAAACTCACGTTAAGCGTATCTtaattgatccaggtagctcggcAAATATCATCCGATGGAAGGTCGTCGAACAGCTCGACATGTTAGATCAAATCATACCGACAGCCAGGATCTTGAACGGGTTCAATATGGCCAGTGAAACCACCAGGGGAGAAATCACACTGCCCGCGAGTATAGCCGGGGTTGTGCAACACACCAAGTTCTATGTCATTGACGGGGAAATGAAATACAACGCCCTATTTGGGAGGCCGTGGATACACATGATGAAGGCAGTACCGTCAACATTGCACCAGATGCTGAAGTTTTCGACCCCCGATGGGATAAAGATCATACGGGGGGAACAACCCGCCGCCAAAGAAATGTTCGCAGTTGAGGAAGCCGTACCGAATGGGCCGAAGGCAGATACAGATGGCCGCGCCAATGCCTTGGGTACAAGCGAAGGGAccaaatag